A single Vidua chalybeata isolate OUT-0048 chromosome 20, bVidCha1 merged haplotype, whole genome shotgun sequence DNA region contains:
- the TRIM37 gene encoding E3 ubiquitin-protein ligase TRIM37 isoform X2 produces the protein MEKLRDARLCPHCSKLCCFSCIRRWLTEQRAQCPHCRAPLQLRELVNCRWAEEVTQQLDTLQLCSLTKHEENEKDKCENHHEKLSVFCWTCKKCICHQCALWGGMHGGHTFKPLAEIYEQHVTKVNEEVAKLRRRLMELISLVQEVERNVEAVRSAKDERVREIRNAVEMMIARLDTQLKNKLITLMGQKTSLTQETELLETLLQEVEHQLRSCSKSELISKSSEILMMFQQVHRKPMASFVTTPVPPDFTSELVPAYDSTTFVLENFSTLRQRADPVYSPPLQVSGLCWRLKVYPDGNGVVRGYYLSVFLELSAGLPETSKYEYRVEMVHQSTNDPTKNIIREFASDFEVGECWGYNRFFRLDLLANEGYLNRQNDTVILRFQVRSPTFFQKCRDQHWYIAQLEAAQTSYIQQINNLKERLAIELSRTQKSRGVSPPDTHLSPQNDEGSETRAKKPGQSIETLLENFTAPGLARENKEEEEEKTQHEDFNHELSDGDLDIDLAGEDEVNHLDGSSSSASSTATSNTEENDIDEETMSGENDVEYSSTMELEDGDLMEDAAAAATPGASGTSHSYSSASGRPSRRGASALGSTASSSLLDIDPLILIHLLDLKDRNGMENLWGLQPRPPASLLQSRASSYSLKDRDQRRHQAMWRVPPDLKMLKRLKTQMAEVRSKMSDVKNQLSEVRSSNAGSGEGQPSFFSIEQGALAACGTDSCSKLQEIGMELLTKSSVTSCYIRNSASKKSTSAKPLRSGAAGSLSLRRAMDGGDGNLRLKGDSHPAEGGLGGSKLSARPHARALAGPGAAEALPKQEETPCEGSDSELGAAALNGLAAVEKNRKVGALGSNSKGCRTEGAQPGGLESSSEPGELQGMGSEGASAGAEEAGVCQKHVLHLLPGMSSDSDIECDTENEEQEDATSPSEVFNQAFSVQPSSEGHSSVLPDGDQASSEDLSFVPGDDSTR, from the exons ATGGAGAAGCTGCGGGATGCCCGCCTGTGCCCTCACTGCTCCAAGCTCTGCTGTTTCAGCTGTATCCGG CGTTGGCTGACTGAACAAAGAGCTCAGTGCCCTCATTGTAG AGCCCCCCTGCAGCTCCGAGAGCTTGTCAACTGTCGCTGGGCAGAGGAAGtcacacagcagctggacacacttcagctctgcagcctcacaAAGCATGAAGAGAATGAAAAGGACAA GTGTGAAAACCATCATGAGAAGCTCAGTGTTTTCTGCTGGACCTGCAAGAAGTGTATCTGCCACCAGTGTGCACTTTGGGGAGGAATG CATGGAGGACATACTTTTAAACCACTGGCAGAAATCTACGAGCAGCATGTCACCAAAGTAAATGAAGAAGTGGCAAAGCTGAGGAGAAGACTCATGGAATTGATCAGTTTGGTGCAGGAAGTG GAGCGGAACGTGGAGGCCGTGCGCAGCGCCAAGGACGAGCGCGTGCGGGAGATCCGCAACGCCGTGGAGATGATGATCGCCCGCCTGGACACCCAGCTCAAGAACAAGCTCATCACTCTCATGG GTCAAAAGACATCACTTACTCAAGAAACTGAACTTCTGGAAACCCTGCTTCAAGAAGTAGAACATCAG TTACGGTCCTGCAGCAAGAGTGAGCTGATATCCAAAAGTTCAGAGATCCTGATGATGTTCCAGCAGGTCCATCGAAAGCCCATGGCCTCATTTGTCACCACTCCTGTCCCCCCAGACTTCACAAG TGAATTGGTCCCAGCCTATGACTCAACTACATTTGTCTTGGAAAACTTCAG CACCTTGCGGCAGCGAGCGGATCCTGTGTACAGCCCTCCCCTGCAGGTGTCAGGACTGTGCTGGAGATTAAAAGTTTACCCG gaTGGAAATGGAGTAGTTCGAGGCTACTACCTGTCAGTGTTCCTGGAGCTGTCTGCTGGATTGCCAGAGACATCCAA GTATGAATACCGTGTAGAAATGGTTCACCAGTCCACCAATGATCCCACCAAAAACATCATCCGGGAATTCGCCTCTGATTTTGAAGTTGGGGAGTGCTGGGGGTACAACCGATTCTTCCGCCTGGACCTGCTGGCCAACGAGGGCTACCTGAACCGGCAGAACGACACCGTGATCCTCAG GTTCCAAGTGCGCTCACCAACCTTCTTCCAGAAGTGCCGGGATCAGCACTGGTACATTGCTCAGCTGGAAGCAGCTCAGACAAGTTACATCCAGCAAATAAATAACCTGAAAGAA AGGCTCGCGATTGAACTGTCCCGGACTCAGAAATCCCGAGGGGTTTCCCCTCCAGACACTCACCTCAGTCCCCAGAATGATGAGGGCTCAGAAACAAGAGCAAAGAAACCTGGACAAAGCATTGAAACACTGCTTGAGAACTTCACTGCTCCAGGACTAGCACGGGAGAacaaggaagaggaggaagagaagactCAGCATGAAGACTTTAAT cacGAGCTCTCAGATGGTGACCTGGATATAGATCTTGCTGGAGAAGATGAGGTGAACCACCTCGatggcagcagctcttcagcaAGTTCAACAGCAACCAGtaacactgaagaaaatgatATTGATGAAGAAACTAT GTCTGGAGAGAATGATGTGGAATACAGCAGCACTATGGAGCTGGAAGATGGAGATCTCATGGaggatgcagcagctgctgctactCCTGGAGCATCAG GTACCAGCCACAGCTACAGCAGTGCCAGTGGGAGACCCTCGCGGCGTGGAGCCAGCGCCCTGGGctccacagccagcagcagcttgcTGGATATAGATCCCCTCATTCTGATCCACTTGTTGGACCTAAAAGACAGAAATGGCATGGAAAACCTCTGGGGCCTTCAGCCACGtcctcctgcctctcttctgcagagcagag CCTCATCCTATTCCCTGAAGGATCGAGACCAGCGCAGGCACCAGGCCATGTGGAGGGTGCCCCCAGACCTGAAGATGCTGAAAAGACTCAAAACCCAGATGGCAGAAGTTCGGAGCAAAATGTCTGATGTGAAGAACCAGCTGTCTGAAGTGAGGAGCAGCAACGCTGGCTCAGGGGAGGGACAGCCCAGCTTCTTCTCCATCGAGCAGGGAGCCCTGGCTGCCTGTGGCACTGACAGCTGCAGCAAGCTGCAGGAAAtagggatggagctgctgacCAAGTCTTCAGTCACCAGTTGTTACATAAGGAATT ctgccaGTAAGAAAAGCACCTCAGCCAAGCCCCTTCGCtcgggagctgctgggagcctgtCCCTGAGGAGAGCCATGGACGGTGGGGACGGGAACCTGCGCCTGAAGGGGGACAGCCACCCTGCTGAGG GAGGCCTGGGGGGCTCCAAGCTGAGTGCTCGGCCCCACGCTCGGGCCCTGgccggccccggcgccgccgaGGCGCTGCCCAAGCAGGAGGAGACGCCCTGTGAGGGATCAGActctgagctgggagctgctgccttgaATGGCTTGGCTGCTGtggagaagaacagaaaagttGGTGCTCTGGG CTCAAACTCCAAGGGATGTCGGACGGAAGGAGCTCAGCCTGGtggcctggagagcagctctgagcccggggagctgcaggggatgGGCTCTGAAGGTgcctctgcaggagcagaggaag CTGGGGTGTGTCAGAAGCACGTCCTTCACCTCCTGCCAGGGAtgagcagtgacagtgacatcGAATGTGACACGGAGAACGAGGAGCAGGAAGATGCCACCTCTCCCTCCGAGGTGTTCAACCAGGCCTTCTCTGTCCAGCCCTCCAGTGAAG GGCACTCCTCGGTGTTGCCAGATGGGGATCAGGCCAGTTCTGAGGATCTCAGCTTTGTCCCTGGAGATGACAGCACCAG GTAG
- the TRIM37 gene encoding E3 ubiquitin-protein ligase TRIM37 isoform X1, with protein sequence MDEQSVESIAEVFRCFICMEKLRDARLCPHCSKLCCFSCIRRWLTEQRAQCPHCRAPLQLRELVNCRWAEEVTQQLDTLQLCSLTKHEENEKDKCENHHEKLSVFCWTCKKCICHQCALWGGMHGGHTFKPLAEIYEQHVTKVNEEVAKLRRRLMELISLVQEVERNVEAVRSAKDERVREIRNAVEMMIARLDTQLKNKLITLMGQKTSLTQETELLETLLQEVEHQLRSCSKSELISKSSEILMMFQQVHRKPMASFVTTPVPPDFTSELVPAYDSTTFVLENFSTLRQRADPVYSPPLQVSGLCWRLKVYPDGNGVVRGYYLSVFLELSAGLPETSKYEYRVEMVHQSTNDPTKNIIREFASDFEVGECWGYNRFFRLDLLANEGYLNRQNDTVILRFQVRSPTFFQKCRDQHWYIAQLEAAQTSYIQQINNLKERLAIELSRTQKSRGVSPPDTHLSPQNDEGSETRAKKPGQSIETLLENFTAPGLARENKEEEEEKTQHEDFNHELSDGDLDIDLAGEDEVNHLDGSSSSASSTATSNTEENDIDEETMSGENDVEYSSTMELEDGDLMEDAAAAATPGASGTSHSYSSASGRPSRRGASALGSTASSSLLDIDPLILIHLLDLKDRNGMENLWGLQPRPPASLLQSRASSYSLKDRDQRRHQAMWRVPPDLKMLKRLKTQMAEVRSKMSDVKNQLSEVRSSNAGSGEGQPSFFSIEQGALAACGTDSCSKLQEIGMELLTKSSVTSCYIRNSASKKSTSAKPLRSGAAGSLSLRRAMDGGDGNLRLKGDSHPAEGGLGGSKLSARPHARALAGPGAAEALPKQEETPCEGSDSELGAAALNGLAAVEKNRKVGALGSNSKGCRTEGAQPGGLESSSEPGELQGMGSEGASAGAEEAGVCQKHVLHLLPGMSSDSDIECDTENEEQEDATSPSEVFNQAFSVQPSSEGHSSVLPDGDQASSEDLSFVPGDDSTR encoded by the exons ATGGACGAGCAGAGCGTGGAG AGCATTGCCGAGGTGTTCCGATGTTTCATTTGTATGGAGAAGCTGCGGGATGCCCGCCTGTGCCCTCACTGCTCCAAGCTCTGCTGTTTCAGCTGTATCCGG CGTTGGCTGACTGAACAAAGAGCTCAGTGCCCTCATTGTAG AGCCCCCCTGCAGCTCCGAGAGCTTGTCAACTGTCGCTGGGCAGAGGAAGtcacacagcagctggacacacttcagctctgcagcctcacaAAGCATGAAGAGAATGAAAAGGACAA GTGTGAAAACCATCATGAGAAGCTCAGTGTTTTCTGCTGGACCTGCAAGAAGTGTATCTGCCACCAGTGTGCACTTTGGGGAGGAATG CATGGAGGACATACTTTTAAACCACTGGCAGAAATCTACGAGCAGCATGTCACCAAAGTAAATGAAGAAGTGGCAAAGCTGAGGAGAAGACTCATGGAATTGATCAGTTTGGTGCAGGAAGTG GAGCGGAACGTGGAGGCCGTGCGCAGCGCCAAGGACGAGCGCGTGCGGGAGATCCGCAACGCCGTGGAGATGATGATCGCCCGCCTGGACACCCAGCTCAAGAACAAGCTCATCACTCTCATGG GTCAAAAGACATCACTTACTCAAGAAACTGAACTTCTGGAAACCCTGCTTCAAGAAGTAGAACATCAG TTACGGTCCTGCAGCAAGAGTGAGCTGATATCCAAAAGTTCAGAGATCCTGATGATGTTCCAGCAGGTCCATCGAAAGCCCATGGCCTCATTTGTCACCACTCCTGTCCCCCCAGACTTCACAAG TGAATTGGTCCCAGCCTATGACTCAACTACATTTGTCTTGGAAAACTTCAG CACCTTGCGGCAGCGAGCGGATCCTGTGTACAGCCCTCCCCTGCAGGTGTCAGGACTGTGCTGGAGATTAAAAGTTTACCCG gaTGGAAATGGAGTAGTTCGAGGCTACTACCTGTCAGTGTTCCTGGAGCTGTCTGCTGGATTGCCAGAGACATCCAA GTATGAATACCGTGTAGAAATGGTTCACCAGTCCACCAATGATCCCACCAAAAACATCATCCGGGAATTCGCCTCTGATTTTGAAGTTGGGGAGTGCTGGGGGTACAACCGATTCTTCCGCCTGGACCTGCTGGCCAACGAGGGCTACCTGAACCGGCAGAACGACACCGTGATCCTCAG GTTCCAAGTGCGCTCACCAACCTTCTTCCAGAAGTGCCGGGATCAGCACTGGTACATTGCTCAGCTGGAAGCAGCTCAGACAAGTTACATCCAGCAAATAAATAACCTGAAAGAA AGGCTCGCGATTGAACTGTCCCGGACTCAGAAATCCCGAGGGGTTTCCCCTCCAGACACTCACCTCAGTCCCCAGAATGATGAGGGCTCAGAAACAAGAGCAAAGAAACCTGGACAAAGCATTGAAACACTGCTTGAGAACTTCACTGCTCCAGGACTAGCACGGGAGAacaaggaagaggaggaagagaagactCAGCATGAAGACTTTAAT cacGAGCTCTCAGATGGTGACCTGGATATAGATCTTGCTGGAGAAGATGAGGTGAACCACCTCGatggcagcagctcttcagcaAGTTCAACAGCAACCAGtaacactgaagaaaatgatATTGATGAAGAAACTAT GTCTGGAGAGAATGATGTGGAATACAGCAGCACTATGGAGCTGGAAGATGGAGATCTCATGGaggatgcagcagctgctgctactCCTGGAGCATCAG GTACCAGCCACAGCTACAGCAGTGCCAGTGGGAGACCCTCGCGGCGTGGAGCCAGCGCCCTGGGctccacagccagcagcagcttgcTGGATATAGATCCCCTCATTCTGATCCACTTGTTGGACCTAAAAGACAGAAATGGCATGGAAAACCTCTGGGGCCTTCAGCCACGtcctcctgcctctcttctgcagagcagag CCTCATCCTATTCCCTGAAGGATCGAGACCAGCGCAGGCACCAGGCCATGTGGAGGGTGCCCCCAGACCTGAAGATGCTGAAAAGACTCAAAACCCAGATGGCAGAAGTTCGGAGCAAAATGTCTGATGTGAAGAACCAGCTGTCTGAAGTGAGGAGCAGCAACGCTGGCTCAGGGGAGGGACAGCCCAGCTTCTTCTCCATCGAGCAGGGAGCCCTGGCTGCCTGTGGCACTGACAGCTGCAGCAAGCTGCAGGAAAtagggatggagctgctgacCAAGTCTTCAGTCACCAGTTGTTACATAAGGAATT ctgccaGTAAGAAAAGCACCTCAGCCAAGCCCCTTCGCtcgggagctgctgggagcctgtCCCTGAGGAGAGCCATGGACGGTGGGGACGGGAACCTGCGCCTGAAGGGGGACAGCCACCCTGCTGAGG GAGGCCTGGGGGGCTCCAAGCTGAGTGCTCGGCCCCACGCTCGGGCCCTGgccggccccggcgccgccgaGGCGCTGCCCAAGCAGGAGGAGACGCCCTGTGAGGGATCAGActctgagctgggagctgctgccttgaATGGCTTGGCTGCTGtggagaagaacagaaaagttGGTGCTCTGGG CTCAAACTCCAAGGGATGTCGGACGGAAGGAGCTCAGCCTGGtggcctggagagcagctctgagcccggggagctgcaggggatgGGCTCTGAAGGTgcctctgcaggagcagaggaag CTGGGGTGTGTCAGAAGCACGTCCTTCACCTCCTGCCAGGGAtgagcagtgacagtgacatcGAATGTGACACGGAGAACGAGGAGCAGGAAGATGCCACCTCTCCCTCCGAGGTGTTCAACCAGGCCTTCTCTGTCCAGCCCTCCAGTGAAG GGCACTCCTCGGTGTTGCCAGATGGGGATCAGGCCAGTTCTGAGGATCTCAGCTTTGTCCCTGGAGATGACAGCACCAG GTAG
- the SKA2 gene encoding spindle and kinetochore-associated protein 2, translated as METAVTKLQTLFQKAESDLDYIQRKLEFEITKSRPDDAAAEEDPAALLKEILVLKSRYKSLCAKMEKISLEQKEAMESIRASLEKTMNIVQTLQQQTDLESLPLSAEEQTAVQQLNLQIGKKVEFSAQEPSCSGSAEEAQFTPLTEKTFLRVPKSIRGSVNLADLNYLYEQLFNHFIVQNNREALSLAQMKEIKMKATGIKIQILEELGIVKLNKQKKVKLVV; from the exons ATGGAGACGGCGGTTACCAAGCTCCAGACCCTG TTCCAGAAGGCAGAATCTGATCTGGATTATATTCAGCGCAAACTGGAATTTGAAATAACGAAAAGTCGTCCTGAtgatgcagcagcagag GAGgatccagctgctctcctgaagGAGATCCTGGTGCTGAAATCCCGTTACAAATCCCTGTGTGCCAAGATGGAAAAAATTTCCCTGGAGCAGAAGGAAGCCATGGAGAGCATCCGTGCTTCCCTGGAGAAAACAATGAATATAGTTCAGACACTGCAGCAACAAACTGATCTGGAG AGCTTACCTCTGTCAGCAGAAGAACAGACTGCAGTCCAGCAGTTAAACTTGCAAATtgggaaaaaagtggaattttcaGCGCAAGAG CCATCCTGCTCTGGTTCAGCTGAAG AAGCCCAGTTCACACCACTGactgagaaaacatttctgagagTGCCCAAGAGCATCAGGGGCAGTGTCAATTTAGCAGACTTGAACTATTTGTACGAGCAGTTATTTAACCACTTCATTGTCCAGAACAACAG AGAAGCACTGAGTCTTGCACAGATGAAAGAGATTAAAATGAAGGCCACTGGCATAAAAATTCAAATCCTGGAAGAACTGGGGATTGTAAAactcaacaaacaaaaaaaagttaaattagtTGTGTAA
- the PRR11 gene encoding proline-rich protein 11 produces the protein MARYKKCKRKRRARAKFRLEKKRNAAAPQGSVCPSPRSPAHLPLNSPPVPSCSRWPLALPSVKGVVRPLTAAASFLYWWCQGRVAQSFQVVKDTIFPSQVYLRELNMFREKLEKLESEFSKLQGALQMNGVAALSSKSSLCQKCHKPVLAAPVGTQMDPPPSASVPVSIPPPPPPLPPPPPPPPPPPPLPPPKLPPAPLLLQRGTASNLAPPVKKDGPMHITLKDLLNVKLKKTNSNLRMDKEQSPVKLRRALITVTDLQSVSLRPKSKPSPHATKSLITSPKNQIDLRKHLKKVDIQRSPGGTPLNSKENIECGSGLTPIMTQALRRKFQMAHPKSPSPARLSAANSFDEK, from the exons ATGGCAAGGTATAAGAAATGCAAACGGAAACGAAGAGCCCGAGCAAAATTTCGactggaaaagaagagaaatgctgCAGCCCCCCAGGGCTCAGTTTGTCCCTCTCCACG GTCACCAGCTCATCTCCCTCTGAACTCACCACCAGTCCCAAGCTGCTCCCGCTGGCCTTTAGCCTTGCCCAGTGTAAAAGGTGTGGTCAGACCCttgacagcagcagcctcatTTCTGTACTggtggtgccagggcagggttgCACAG AGCTTCCAGGTGGTTAAAGACACCATATTTCCATCACAAGTCTACTTAAGGGAACTAAATATGTTCagggagaagctggagaagTTGGAAAGTGAATTTTCCAAGCTACAAGGAGCACTCCAG ATGAACGGAGTGGCAGCTTTGTCTTCAAAAAGTTCTCTTTGCCAAAAGTGTCACAAGCCagtcctggctgctcctgtgggGACACAGATGGATCCTCCACCCTCAGCATCCGTGCCTGTGTCcatcccccctcctcctcctcctcttcctcctcctcctcctcctcctcctccaccaccGCCACTGCCTCCACCAAAACTGCCTCCAGCACCTCTCCTCCTCCAACGGGGCACAGCCTCGAACCTG GCACCCCCAGTGAAAAAGGATGGGCCCATGCACATCACCCTCAAAGACCTCCTGAATGTTAAACTGAAGAAGACAAACAGCAACCTGAGAATGGACAAG GAACAATCACCAGTGAAGCTACGCAGGGCATTAATTACAGTCACAGATCTACAGAGTGTTAGTCTGAGACCTAAATCCAAGCCATCACCTCATGCTACAAAATCTTTAAT taCCTCCCCTAAAAATCAGATTGATCTTCGGAAGCATCTGAAGAAAGTCGATATCCAAAG AAGTCCTGGTGGCACTCCTCTGAATAGTAAAGAAAACATTGAATGTGGCTCTGGGCTGACCCCAATAATGACACAGGCACTACGGCGCAAATTTCAG ATGGCTCACCCGAAGAGTCCCTCGCCTGCACGGCTGAGTGCTGCAAACAGCTTTGATGAAAAGTAA